DNA sequence from the Brienomyrus brachyistius isolate T26 unplaced genomic scaffold, BBRACH_0.4 scaffold103, whole genome shotgun sequence genome:
agggcggaggagttgggtgagtactcccaggaagaagcacattgggttcgaagccaagtatagtctgaaaaactgaactctgtgacacttgccacagatcccgaaactgaggcagcatcaacagtgagacgtgcccgccgcctggacagcacagacagcctgggggggatgtcaccctccgaagccatggtgctccaatgcaagaacattccagccagtcttaacagcaaggacatcctgggggaacatttccgccagttcggacgtgtgcagcggatcttctgcaggccccagaagaacctggccatagtgcacttccacgaccatgtgagcaatggctttgcacacctttgggggggggggcttggtcgctgtactcattaggctgtgctctcgtccatgatctcccgggctttcctcactgacttttggtatctttcaggcttctgctgccaaagccaagaagaagggcaaactgctgcgcaggcatgagctcaccatcttctggcagaggaagaagcagagtgagtgactattacggtgctctctatctgtgcatcgagccaaggccagggcggggtctttgtgactcgttgcagcctttcattcccatgtcagctgtttcgatgaactggttctgtgtgtctcttaggtccaggagagaagggccaaaggcctccagatgaccctgatcctcagagccaggcaggaggctttgagtcagcccctgtctgcaaagccctctccaaatccacctccggctggtcctccagctcatccctatccagagggtaatcttgtctttaaatcattctcttaccgtaagagtaaataactcaattttacaataagatggccgggtctttattaaattaagttagggaagaaaatcacctttttgaaacccaatgcaagttctttaaaaaaaaataaataaatctggatcactctggttttttattatgtatacattttgttagttttttttccaagcagcttgagttatgttaggtcatctggtaatgaaactctttacctcaggctcggattcgtgacattaaagtcaaactgagttctttggctgctatgccccctactggccaggtgttcaaaggagcccaggttttgccagcttttagaagctcttcagcctttggtctgtccctctcaggtcaccagccaagaaacccctggcgacaaaggccctgcagtttgagagtgagccgcagatggagcccagcccagacggcctcgaatccgaacatctagccagcagcctcccctctcccctcttccacctgattggccaggtagctgaaaccgcagaggagaagtatcgtctgctagagcagcgggacaagatcctgcgacagggtaggtccccctagggtcacgttgctgagccacccccccctcccaccccaaagtgaatcgccagctgacacggtctcctctggcacagctcggcccaagaggaccgacctggatctgtccaaggtgtttgtgggtacgtgtcctgacatgtgtccggagaaggagcgttacatgagggagacccggaaccaactgagctcttttgaggtcatccccaacacggagaaggtatcaccacccctgcccctctttcctaatgcttccccctccccgccatgaattgacagaccacaggctgcaaatcaccctctgcaccccacgcaggtggaccacactgctgccattaaggagtacagcaggtcctctgctgaccaggaggagcccctcccccatgaactgcggccccttactgtgctgaacatgaccatgaactacctggttacccaggtcatggaccagggtgaggacaactaccgtgactggtatgactttgtgtggaaccgcacacgaggtatccggaaggtgagcaacattagtccgtgtctcattattcctgtgccctgcgggcctcgccctgatcctttttctgggccatctgcaggatatcactcagcagcacctgtgcgacccgcttacggtgtcccttattgaaaagtgcgcccgcttccacatccactgcgcacaccacctgtgccaggagcccatgatgtcctttgatgctaagatcaacaatgaaaacctgaccaaatgcctgcagagcctcaaggagatgtaccaggacctggccagcaagaacatctactgccctcatgaggcagagtttcggcagtacagcgtgctcctgaagctcaatgatggagacatcctccggtgggtggctggccggcagtcggtgtcccgtgtcaccatggcacctctccagctgacatttcattccctccctatctgcagggaggtgcagcaattccgggcggagctccgaaactctctggaggtgaagtttgccgtccaggcctttgccgctgtcaacagcaacaacttcgtgaggttcttcaagctggtcaaggtggcctcatatctggctggttgcatcttgcaccgctacttcgaccaggtgggggagccgttgctccgctccctacatcctcatcagccccaatacctcacttacctggaccgctctggtgccccctacaggtgcgccgtgaggctctgcgggccctgaatgtggcctacagctcccgtggttccaccacattcccggtcgaagacctggtccggatgctcatgttccagaatgccggcgaggcttcggacctcgcgctgcagtatgggctcgcggtcgatgcagggtaaggctgggctgtgcttcgttgtcccttttgtgttgggggcagggtggcttatctctgatgggggtgctaatctatgatgggtggtatattttattgaagctctgccctccccctagcatggtggagctaagccggacagcgtaccaggagcctgagatccagccacgtccaaagcgctctgtggccatcgcaaggaagcgggaggtgctggtgggccaagtggtcaacggcgcgccactgcccaacccaccccaacacacacccgtcaacagctttgacagccgcaacaagtaccgtggggatgggcagccagcggaggcaggcagtgtgcccagggctggtgcgtctgcactccaccttccgctaactgttacgcttcgtccaccttctggcctctgattgtaattttgtcatttttcctgcccacgctgtagcagcctcccctcagaggccccccattgagctggatgcgcgggccctccagcaccgatccaagatgccgagcgacccagcggagtcagctggcctccctggtagagaggagagtggagcacttggggcatctccgtcggaggcaccaccagtcgccccacctacgcctcccccaccggagcccgtttacacagagcaggtgatagattgctcattgctgcgtgtcaacccagtagcagtgtgttggtattgccatagtaatgacaaataacccccccccccttgcaggacatcgccacggaggtagaggccatgctggaggaggtagtgcaggccgaggtggctgacgtggctgccaccgaagccgagtacatctctgctgcactcaggtaggagcgtgagccagatagggagcagtggcctctagagggttgtcacactcaaccaacaccagtttggtgatgtggatgggttgttgcagcatgtgcaacggccaggtggaggcagtgctgagtgaggtggtggagcagatgctgcgggaggtttctgctgccgagatccaggcagagagggagcatatcgctgaggagaagcgcaggatggaggaagccaggtaggcctcacctgtctgggctggggaggaggggtgggtgcattttgaggggatgtgccatctgatgggcctgtctctgtcaggagaaagcaggaacacgaggagctcctggcccggctcagcaagacactgtgtgccgagatcacacaggaggtgctgcgcgactgcatcgtggagactgcctcaacagagatcaggtactggtgagccaagggggatcagaggtcatagagagtgttcagataactgtatataggctgaacgcatgccccttcgtgccaggcgtgcccaagaagagcaggcagaatgtgtggctcgcagctcacaagacgtgtgtgaggtactgctggaggagacgctgtgtggtgagctcaccctgctggcccaagacgtcctggaagcagagcttctgagtatacgcaggttcatcaaaaggtaaggggcagtggtaaggggaccagatattttgcccacatgctcgccgacaaccgggcttcaccctgtgcatgtgttgcaggtggcgtgatgtggtggccgtgcgcaggcagctgaagcgacagatgcgtgattttcgggctgcccctggctgtgtggacccccgcttcaggctgcaggccttggcccccagtgcccccccctcaccctgcctggacaggctggcccggggcgtggtcaacctggggcacgctggggacctctctgtttcctgcaccaggtacatctctctcacagcataataatgctgacataatattcataatagaggtgcaccgatcccactttttcagtgccaatataatcctgatacctgaacataaggtattggctgattatgagtatgatccagtaccaaagctcttttttttttacaatacaaatggaaaagaagttttaattagcccacaagaaacatacataagatactgttccacctcttttgtgcatcttgtattgagcatttttgagacattttgcagttgtttgaatatcttcacaagtacacctaagtggcatgcgtcacttttcactgtgatagcagcacctcgtgtatcaagctatagcgagtgcgcaaaacagcccaagctggcttccaaatccatcgctttttttcatattacttgcattgccttaattgagtgcactattagtgggattttccactgaatgttactttgtttttacaaagatcgcaaatcgctgtgctactggttgtttcaagcataaaattcttccaggttttagacatgttagtttgcttcgcaagcatgcaagttgcatttgctaccatcacctgatccttccactacaaaggacatgcacatgacgtcatagcaggggaagtcactgcactcacacacactgagtgtcaaaaaaccgaggaagcgttaacgttcagcttgaatgccacaaaaaataaaaaaggggggaaagctgttgtgcgatttgattgtaccactcagtataagaagaaatagactggcaataactaaataattattgaacatggatcggtcacatgtggccgatgtccgatccgtctgattaggtatcttgaatattggatcggggcacctctgctgaattagacagtacttcccaaaatgacttccgtcctgtccgtttattttgctggccattgatttgctgtagtgttaagtgtaccgatgctgacactccgcatcttcgccaacctgcagaaggcagcaaagggaaaccgagcatcagatg
Encoded proteins:
- the LOC125727578 gene encoding germinal-center associated nuclear protein-like, which encodes LATDPETEAASTVRRARRLDSTDSLGGMSPSEAMVLQCKNIPASLNSKDILGEHFRQFGRVQRIFCRPQKNLAIVHFHDHASAAKAKKKGKLLRRHELTIFWQRKKQSPGEKGQRPPDDPDPQSQAGGFESAPVCKALSKSTSGWSSSSSLSRGSPAKKPLATKALQFESEPQMEPSPDGLESEHLASSLPSPLFHLIGQVAETAEEKYRLLEQRDKILRQARPKRTDLDLSKVFVGTCPDMCPEKERYMRETRNQLSSFEVIPNTEKVDHTAAIKEYSRSSADQEEPLPHELRPLTVLNMTMNYLVTQVMDQGEDNYRDWYDFVWNRTRGIRKDITQQHLCDPLTVSLIEKCARFHIHCAHHLCQEPMMSFDAKINNENLTKCLQSLKEMYQDLASKNIYCPHEAEFRQYSVLLKLNDGDILREVQQFRAELRNSLEVKFAVQAFAAVNSNNFVRFFKLVKVASYLAGCILHRYFDQVRREALRALNVAYSSRGSTTFPVEDLVRMLMFQNAGEASDLALQYGLAVDAGMVELSRTAYQEPEIQPRPKRSVAIARKREVLVGQVVNGAPLPNPPQHTPVNSFDSRNKYRGDGQPAEAGSVPRAAASPQRPPIELDARALQHRSKMPSDPAESAGLPGREESGALGASPSEAPPVAPPTPPPPEPVYTEQDIATEVEAMLEEVVQAEVADVAATEAEYISAALSMCNGQVEAVLSEVVEQMLREVSAAEIQAEREHIAEEKRRMEEARRKQEHEELLARLSKTLCAEITQEVLRDCIVETASTEIRRAQEEQAECVARSSQDVCEVLLEETLCGELTLLAQDVLEAELLSIRRFIKRWRDVVAVRRQLKRQMRDFRAAPGCVDPRFRLQALAPSAPPSPCLDRLARGVVNLGHAGDLSVSCTRRQQRETEHQMKVHLFYQQLLSESVWGPLDLLSLVAASVSNPSDTIFWKAALLLPSDHERDASVANQILTEWLESKFGNSEKQEHREMVPNGHMQTLSISSGLRSVGERMHTVHVCVKVARGPLSEEGQLALEKRKGLMGMGALLMLLPSAVSPGADEEDGDIFLLSALLQLRQIQQANAWPQALPLVVVVPGQAGHRASDERLEEDLMLQTLIEEGLISEYMFVHIPETTNEPQGSEQIRHAVRWLAARSTAPARLVSQTLVQVVEAGLCREFAGRLHRDRRDRDMAGLPSQGPAPIIGLYNTVLAFLAGLVSSPSLAGLSWPVAEFSVPGGGDCLPHLLWNSAEHLEWLQGAVLSLRLPDWPLPAVGAPWSQLVASIFQYVSQIPWSRHSQPLLMSQLENLLERLRQDCVGRGGGPDKEPTFWEVPWDEIVMLCVEHQLRDWNPPGCPVSEDVISDDGEISVYFLSDGLQGFIPPSCWVDAVKQTHRDKQQGKAGCHQSMWPHPRLARPRLQQKLFHSMVEDPESGSGVAPVLDAASSPQDLLARIEEEKEQSRRFEDQLRTWLDVESLGPSSSSSPLFLPSLLLSVPEIVVPSPKMAAPPALALQKERSVLSDQARGAASSMARRLQELEQLISASREEELACELKLSCLLDIVDD